Proteins from a single region of Amycolatopsis sp. CA-230715:
- a CDS encoding HNH endonuclease signature motif containing protein produces MWQQESRVCQVIAELDNDGTRELGYPSTAALVAEIARTSSAAVRKLVARALAINPSRGIDGTEIPAAAPLTGEAAAKGAISPLHVDGIVSALQAIPDTVPVEEREKTEKTLVDLARNATTAEVAAAGRRLRDTLDPDGREPRDTPEPKRAFRYRQGKDGSIKFDGYLDPVSGAKTLALLEPLALPHKEDNPLVRGKAERYGDAFMEIVNLTASHPDAPNHSSTRGDIVVTIPLELLQKGLGHACLDLVTGITASEARILACDCKVIPAVLGTDGQPLEYGRAKRIVTEGLRILLAIRDGGCAFPGCNRKPRHCDAHHVREWWNGGKTDLGNLVLLCGHHHRLLHNSDWKVRMINGLPEFTPPEFLDPWRRPRTNTLHTAQPRAA; encoded by the coding sequence TTGTGGCAGCAGGAATCCCGGGTCTGCCAGGTGATCGCGGAACTCGACAACGACGGCACGCGTGAACTCGGATATCCCTCCACCGCCGCACTGGTAGCGGAGATCGCGCGGACTTCCTCGGCTGCGGTGCGGAAACTGGTGGCGCGGGCGCTCGCGATCAACCCCAGCCGGGGTATCGATGGCACGGAAATTCCCGCTGCGGCGCCGCTGACCGGAGAAGCCGCCGCCAAGGGAGCGATCTCGCCACTGCATGTGGATGGGATCGTGTCGGCGCTGCAGGCGATCCCGGACACCGTGCCGGTCGAAGAGCGCGAGAAGACCGAGAAGACTTTGGTCGATCTCGCTCGGAACGCGACCACGGCGGAGGTCGCCGCGGCCGGTCGGCGGTTGCGCGACACCCTCGACCCCGACGGCCGCGAACCCCGCGACACCCCCGAACCCAAACGCGCTTTCCGATACCGCCAAGGCAAAGACGGCTCCATCAAGTTCGACGGCTACCTCGACCCGGTGTCCGGCGCGAAAACCCTCGCACTCCTAGAACCCCTGGCACTGCCCCATAAAGAGGACAATCCCCTGGTGCGTGGGAAGGCTGAGCGCTACGGGGATGCGTTCATGGAGATCGTGAACCTCACGGCAAGCCATCCGGATGCGCCGAACCACAGCAGCACCCGAGGCGACATCGTCGTCACGATCCCGCTGGAGTTGCTCCAGAAAGGACTCGGGCATGCTTGCCTGGACCTGGTCACCGGCATCACCGCGAGCGAAGCCCGCATCCTCGCCTGCGATTGCAAGGTCATCCCCGCCGTACTCGGCACCGACGGGCAACCACTGGAATACGGGCGCGCCAAGCGAATCGTGACCGAAGGCCTCCGCATCCTGCTCGCCATCCGCGACGGCGGTTGCGCTTTTCCGGGCTGCAACCGAAAGCCCCGACACTGCGACGCACACCACGTCCGAGAATGGTGGAACGGCGGCAAAACCGACCTCGGCAACCTCGTCCTCCTTTGCGGGCACCACCACCGCTTACTCCACAACAGCGACTGGAAAGTCCGCATGATCAACGGACTCCCCGAGTTCACCCCACCCGAATTCCTCGACCCCTGGCGAAGACCCCGGACCAACACCCTCCACACCGCACAACCCCGCGCCGCATAA
- a CDS encoding VOC family protein, translating into MSLVTANQPDGTPTWVELGVPDVPRAEEFYRALFGWEYEEWERGTRCLLRGRPVAGFTEGSGWLMYFAADDCDATAKRAAEAGGAVLSAPADTGDRGRAAVLGDPSGARFGLWEGRAHHGCHLVNEPNTLVRNDLATPEPARARSFYAEVFDFTLDGNPDLPGFDFTFLRRRDGHEIGGIFGDPAATPAWMTTFEVADADSVARAAVDAGGSAGPVEDNPYGRIAQLTDPFGTGFAVIARH; encoded by the coding sequence ATGAGCCTCGTGACCGCGAACCAGCCGGACGGCACCCCGACCTGGGTCGAACTGGGCGTGCCCGACGTGCCGCGCGCCGAAGAGTTCTACCGCGCCCTGTTCGGCTGGGAGTACGAGGAATGGGAGCGGGGCACGCGGTGCCTCCTGCGCGGGCGGCCGGTCGCCGGTTTCACCGAGGGCTCCGGATGGCTGATGTACTTCGCCGCCGACGACTGCGACGCGACGGCGAAACGGGCCGCCGAGGCGGGCGGCGCCGTGCTCTCGGCCCCGGCCGACACCGGTGACCGGGGACGCGCGGCCGTGCTGGGCGACCCGTCCGGCGCGCGCTTCGGACTGTGGGAAGGCCGCGCGCACCACGGCTGCCACCTCGTGAACGAGCCGAACACCTTGGTGCGCAACGATCTGGCGACCCCCGAGCCCGCACGTGCCCGGTCCTTCTACGCCGAGGTCTTCGACTTCACGCTCGACGGCAACCCGGACCTGCCGGGGTTCGACTTCACCTTCCTCCGCCGCCGCGACGGCCACGAGATCGGCGGCATCTTCGGCGACCCTGCGGCAACGCCCGCGTGGATGACCACTTTCGAAGTCGCCGATGCGGATTCGGTGGCCCGCGCGGCCGTCGACGCGGGCGGCTCGGCGGGACCGGTCGAAGACAACCCGTACGGCCGGATCGCCCAGCTCACCGACCCGTTCGGCACCGGATTCGCGGTCATCGCGCGTCACTGA
- a CDS encoding YciI family protein → MKYMLLIHVNPAVMATLTDEERSAIGDAHGEFIKTIQESGEMIGTQALGDPAESTVVSAAGGVPVVTDGPFSEAKEVMGGYYLVDVASKERAIEIAKAIPDLKHDGLTSMEVRPVVFSAGTDL, encoded by the coding sequence GTGAAGTACATGCTGCTGATCCACGTGAACCCCGCCGTGATGGCGACGCTGACCGACGAGGAGCGGTCCGCGATCGGGGACGCGCACGGCGAGTTCATCAAGACCATCCAGGAATCCGGCGAGATGATCGGGACCCAGGCCCTCGGCGACCCGGCGGAGAGCACCGTGGTGTCGGCAGCCGGTGGCGTGCCCGTGGTGACCGACGGCCCGTTCAGCGAGGCCAAGGAGGTCATGGGCGGCTACTACCTCGTCGACGTGGCGAGCAAGGAGCGCGCGATCGAGATCGCGAAGGCGATCCCCGATCTCAAGCACGACGGGCTGACCTCGATGGAGGTCCGGCCGGTGGTCTTCTCGGCGGGCACCGACCTTTGA